Proteins encoded in a region of the Bacteroidia bacterium genome:
- a CDS encoding phosphatase domain-containing protein yields MMIHGYISYGTRDNLYVRGRVLENEGITLANPHDSLFTNMKNMAKRLESDEIPGVKLRLKYGTVEVETVSDEEGYFNAELRVQGLPENKLWHEVEITAIVAPEPYLAGTKTRAEILVPPVDARFGVISDVDDTILETGATSLFKMARNTFFLNEKTRAPLEGAADFYKLLANNAPGETRNPFFYVSSSPWNIYDFLFQFLALNLFPIGPILLKDYGISKGTLFSSGHLDHKYSNIKNLLEAYPQLPFILIGDSGQKDPGIYQKVVQDFPDRISAIYIRDVKVKRRSKIILPILEEMNRGKVPMILVENSDVATKDARQRGFI; encoded by the coding sequence ATGATGATTCACGGCTACATCAGCTATGGGACGCGGGACAATCTCTATGTGCGAGGGCGCGTCTTGGAGAACGAGGGCATCACCCTGGCCAATCCCCACGATTCGCTCTTTACGAATATGAAGAACATGGCGAAGCGCCTGGAAAGCGATGAAATCCCGGGCGTGAAACTCAGGCTGAAATATGGAACGGTGGAGGTAGAAACCGTTTCTGATGAGGAAGGATATTTCAATGCAGAACTTCGGGTACAGGGGCTGCCCGAAAATAAGTTGTGGCACGAAGTGGAAATCACGGCAATTGTGGCTCCCGAACCTTACCTGGCCGGTACAAAGACCAGGGCCGAAATCCTGGTGCCGCCTGTGGATGCCCGCTTTGGCGTCATCAGCGATGTAGACGACACGATCCTCGAGACGGGCGCGACCTCGCTATTCAAAATGGCGCGGAATACTTTCTTCTTGAACGAGAAGACCCGCGCCCCGCTGGAGGGTGCGGCCGATTTCTATAAGCTGCTGGCCAACAATGCCCCGGGGGAAACGCGCAATCCGTTCTTCTACGTGAGCAGCAGCCCCTGGAACATTTACGACTTCCTGTTCCAGTTCCTTGCGCTGAACCTCTTCCCCATCGGGCCAATATTGCTCAAGGATTATGGGATCTCCAAGGGCACCTTGTTTTCAAGCGGCCACCTGGACCACAAATATTCCAATATCAAAAACCTCCTTGAAGCCTATCCCCAATTGCCCTTCATCCTGATTGGCGACAGTGGCCAGAAGGACCCAGGGATTTACCAGAAAGTGGTGCAGGACTTTCCTGACAGAATAAGCGCGATCTACATCCGTGATGTGAAAGTGAAGCGCAGGAGCAAGATCATCCTGCCAATTCTGGAGGAGATGAACCGGGGCAAGGTGCCGATGATACTGGTGGAGAACTCCGATGTGGCCACAAAAGATGCACGGCAACGGGGCTTTATCTAA
- a CDS encoding YkvA family protein codes for MDIQNKLAVTTAKAKAQIEKAEQDFLGFADKMKGRAEELFEGTEADAQKQYDRAKGKAEKARKKWRKKKQAGGEKHTGIARILKSVFATAIALAAKKNKVLDLVEGAYDKIGSEQDRGSLQKEGKDKITLLLRMLKAYYQGNYPHVPWEVLIKIIAGILYFVLLIDLVPDFIPLIGYVDDLVVIMWVYNSISDELDRFKEWEDRKLYP; via the coding sequence ATGGACATCCAAAATAAGTTAGCAGTAACAACGGCCAAGGCCAAAGCACAGATTGAAAAAGCCGAGCAGGATTTTCTTGGCTTCGCGGACAAGATGAAGGGCCGTGCCGAGGAACTTTTTGAAGGCACTGAGGCTGATGCGCAAAAACAGTATGACCGCGCTAAGGGCAAGGCAGAAAAAGCCCGGAAAAAATGGAGAAAGAAAAAGCAGGCCGGTGGGGAAAAGCATACTGGCATAGCGCGGATATTAAAAAGTGTGTTTGCCACGGCTATAGCTTTAGCGGCCAAGAAAAACAAAGTGCTGGACCTGGTGGAGGGCGCTTATGACAAAATTGGTTCGGAGCAGGACCGCGGATCACTGCAAAAGGAGGGTAAGGACAAGATAACGCTTTTGCTTAGAATGCTGAAGGCGTACTATCAGGGAAATTATCCTCATGTCCCGTGGGAGGTGCTGATAAAGATAATTGCCGGTATTCTTTATTTCGTGCTGCTCATTGACCTGGTTCCCGATTTTATTCCTTTAATCGGCTATGTAGATGATCTGGTAGTGATTATGTGGGTATACAATTCCATCAGCGATGAGCTGGACCGGTTCAAGGAGTGGGAAGACCGGAAGCTCTATCCTTAG